From the Thermus islandicus DSM 21543 genome, the window AGACTCCCAGAGCCTCTTCGCCCAGGGGCAGGCGGCCATCGCCGCCTACTCCACCGCGAGCCTCACCGGGGTCCTGCGCCAGATCGGGGGGCGCTTCCCCTTGCGCACGGCCTACTACCCCTTCCTCAAGGAGCGGAACGGCGTGGCCATCGGCGGGGCGGCTCTCTACGTCCTAAAGGGCTTCCCTGAGGCGGAAACCCAGGGGGCCTGGGCCTTCGTCCGCTTCCTCCTGGAGCCCAAGACCCAGGCCAAGTGGCACCTGGCCACCGGGTACTTCCCCGTGGTGAAGGGGGTCACCGAACTCCCAGAGGTGCGCCAGGCCCACGTGCGCCAGCCCAACTACACCACCGCCATCCAGCAGCTCCTCACCAGCAAGGTGAACCCCGAAAGCGCGGGCTGCCTCATGGGCGCCTTCCCCGAGATCCGCCAGTACGTCCAGGCGGCCTGGGAGGAGATTCTGAAGGGCAAGTCCGCCCAGGAGGCCCTCAAGGACGCCAAGGCCAAGGCGGACGCCGCCCTGGAGCGCTACAACCGAAGCGTGGCGGCCCGCTAGGGCCATGGGGTGGGGCCGGGGCCCCTGGCCTCGGCCCTGATCCCTTTCTGACAGGGGAGGGTTACGGTGAGGCCATGCGGATCCTGGTGACCAACGACGACGGCATCTATAGCCCCGGCCTCTGGGCCCTGGCGGAGGCGGCAAGCCACTTCGGGGAGGTCTTCGTGGCCGCTCCGGACACGGAGCAAAGCGCCAGCGGCCACGCCATCACCATCGCCCATCCCGTTCGGGCTTACCCGCATCCCGCGCCCCTTTCCACCCCCCAGTTCCCCGCCTACCGGGTCCGGGGCACCCCCGCCGACTGCGTGGCCCTGGGCCTCCACCTGTTTGGCGGCGCGGACCTGGTCCTCTCGGGGGTCAACCTGGGGAGCAACCTGGGCCACGAGATCTGGCACTCGGGCACCGTAGCGGCGGCCAAGCAAGGGCGGCTTTTTGGGCTTTCGGCCGCTGCCTTCAGCGTAGAGCTCAACGGGGAAACCCCGGACTTCCAAGCCCTCCGCCCCTGGCTTCTCCGCAGCCTGGAGACCCTGCTCCGGCTGGAGCGGCCTTTCCTGGTGAACGTGAACCTACCCCAACGGCCCAAGGGGTTCCTCTGGACCCGCCAGTCGGTGCGGGCCTACGAGGGGGTGGTGGTCCCGGGGCAAGATCCCATGGGCCGCCCCTTTTACTGGTTCGCCGCCAGGCCGGTAAAGGAGGCGGAGGAGGGCACGGACCGCTGGGCGGTGGCGCAGGGGTTTGTTGCCGCCACGCCCCTCCGCCTGGACCTCACCGAGGAGGCCCGCCTCCAGCCCGTTTTGGCCGATGATTAGCGTCCTCATCCCCACCAAGGGGAGGCCCCACCTCCTCCGCGAGGCCCTGGCCTCCCTCCTCCAGCAGACCTTCCCTCACTTTGAGGCCCTCGTGGTGGACGACGGGGAGGGGGAGGGCCTCGAGGCGGTCCAGGCCTTGGGCGAGCCCAGGATCCTCGGGTTCAGGAACGAGGGAAAGGGGCAGGTGGAGGCGAGACTGCTGGCCCTCAGGCGGGCGCGGGGGGAGGTGATCCTCTTTTTGGACGACGACGACCTCCTCCTGGACCCCACCTACCTCTACCGGGTTCACCGGGCCCTGGACCGCAGGGAGGCCGTGGTTTACGGGGAGGGGGTGCTCCTCCTCCCCGCTGAAGAGGTGCCCTTCCGCCCCGGGGAGGTGGGGGAAGGGC encodes:
- the surE gene encoding 5'/3'-nucleotidase SurE, yielding MRILVTNDDGIYSPGLWALAEAASHFGEVFVAAPDTEQSASGHAITIAHPVRAYPHPAPLSTPQFPAYRVRGTPADCVALGLHLFGGADLVLSGVNLGSNLGHEIWHSGTVAAAKQGRLFGLSAAAFSVELNGETPDFQALRPWLLRSLETLLRLERPFLVNVNLPQRPKGFLWTRQSVRAYEGVVVPGQDPMGRPFYWFAARPVKEAEEGTDRWAVAQGFVAATPLRLDLTEEARLQPVLADD
- a CDS encoding glycosyltransferase family 2 protein, translating into MISVLIPTKGRPHLLREALASLLQQTFPHFEALVVDDGEGEGLEAVQALGEPRILGFRNEGKGQVEARLLALRRARGEVILFLDDDDLLLDPTYLYRVHRALDRREAVVYGEGVLLLPAEEVPFRPGEVGEGLLQDNLLLASGTALKKSSLLDLGGLDPEMGDYWDWDLWLRAYRAGLPFHYLRGRNLGVKVHGANQSYGARREERAFYLERLRAKHGLGLLVLKDHLSLALADLNVADS